Genomic segment of Burkholderia pyrrocinia:
CGTTCGCCCGCCGCGTCGTCGCGCCAGGCGTCGCCGCCGCTTTGACCGCGTTGTCCGCGTGCTCGACGTTGCCGCCCTATTCGCCGCCCACCGTCGCGGTGCCCGCGCACTATGCGGGCATACCGGCTTCGGGCGTACCGGCTACGGGCGTACCGGCTTCGGGCACGCCCGCCGCGCAGCCGGGCTGGAACGTCGCTGCGCCGGCCGATGCCGCACCGCGCGGCGCGTGGTGGACCGTCTTCGACGATGCCGGCCTGAACGCGCTCGAAGCGCGTGTCGACATCTCGAACCAGACCGTGAAGAAGGCCGTCGCCGATCTCCAGCAGGCGCGCGCGATGGTCGACTACCAGCATGCGGGGTTCCTGCCGACCGTCACGGCCGGCATCGCGCAGAGCCGCGCGCGCGTGTCGCAGAACAAGCTCGGCTCGTCGCTCGCCGGTAAAACGACCCCCGACTATCAGGCCGGCGTGGCCGCGAGCTGGGAACCCGACCTGTTCGGCCGCGTGCGCGACGCGGTGACCGGCGCGCAGGCGAACGCCGACGCGAGCGCGGCCGACCTGCAGGCCGTGAAGCTGTCGGTCACGGCCACGCTCGCGACCGACTATTTCGCGCTGCGCTCGCTCGATACGCAGAAGCAGTTGCTCGACGATACGGTGCGTGCGTATGCGAACGCGCTGAAGCTGCTGAAACAGCAGCTCGCGGCCGGCGCGATCGATGCGTCGGCCGTCGCGCAGGCCGCGACGCAACTCGAATCGACCCGCACGCAGGACACCGACATCGATGCGTCGCGTGCGCAGCTCCAGCATGCGATCGCGACGCTCGTCGGCGAAAGCGCGTCGACGTTCGCGCTGCCGCCGCGCGTGCAATCGTTCGACGTGCCGGCGATCCCGGCCGGCGTGCCGTCGCAACTGCTCGAGCGGCGGCCCGACATCGCGGCGGCCGAACGCCGCGTCGCGGCCGCGAACGCGCAGATCGGCGAGGCGCGCGCCGCGTTCTTTCCCGACCTCGTGCTGTCGGCGAGCGCGGGGCTCGAAAGCGGGTTCTTCGCGCCGTGGCTCGCCGCGCCGAGCCTGTTCTGGTCGCTCGGCTCGCAGCTCGCCGGCACGCTGTTCGACGGCGGCCGCCGCAGCGCGTCGCTGCGCGGCGCGCATGCGCAATACGACGGGGTGGTCGCCGACTATCGGCAGACGGTGCTCGTTGCGTTCCAGCAGGTCGAGGATCAGCTTTCCGCGCTCGATGCGCTCGCATCGGAGGCCGGCAGCCAGCAGCGCGCGACCGATGCGGCCGACCTGTCGCTGCGGCTGACGACCAACCGCTACAACGCGGGCGCCGTCAGCTACCTCGATGTCGTGACCGCGCAGACGATCGCGCTGACCAACCGGCGCCTGGCCGACCAGAT
This window contains:
- a CDS encoding efflux transporter outer membrane subunit, whose amino-acid sequence is MRFLHPLPFARRVVAPGVAAALTALSACSTLPPYSPPTVAVPAHYAGIPASGVPATGVPASGTPAAQPGWNVAAPADAAPRGAWWTVFDDAGLNALEARVDISNQTVKKAVADLQQARAMVDYQHAGFLPTVTAGIAQSRARVSQNKLGSSLAGKTTPDYQAGVAASWEPDLFGRVRDAVTGAQANADASAADLQAVKLSVTATLATDYFALRSLDTQKQLLDDTVRAYANALKLLKQQLAAGAIDASAVAQAATQLESTRTQDTDIDASRAQLQHAIATLVGESASTFALPPRVQSFDVPAIPAGVPSQLLERRPDIAAAERRVAAANAQIGEARAAFFPDLVLSASAGLESGFFAPWLAAPSLFWSLGSQLAGTLFDGGRRSASLRGAHAQYDGVVADYRQTVLVAFQQVEDQLSALDALASEAGSQQRATDAADLSLRLTTNRYNAGAVSYLDVVTAQTIALTNRRLADQIAARRMEAAVGLLTALGGGWHTGAHVTAAGHPAATPSAS